A genome region from Streptomyces sp. NBC_01296 includes the following:
- a CDS encoding ABC transporter ATP-binding protein, with product MTEAAPPVIEFRQAGLTYPGPPPVAAFKPCDLTIRRGEFVTVVGPSGSGKSTFLNIAGLLDAPTEGQYLLDGLDTGALGDSDRTALRGRRIGFVFQSFHLLPHRSALENVALAMFYNGVPRKERPARAREALTRVGLGHRLSAVPSRLSGGERQRVAIARALVARPSLLLCDEPTGNLDSANADTVLALLDELHTDGMTVLVITHDHEVAAHGGRTVAIRDGVLREQAPV from the coding sequence ATGACCGAGGCCGCACCACCCGTCATCGAGTTCCGGCAGGCGGGCCTGACCTACCCGGGCCCGCCTCCGGTGGCCGCGTTCAAACCGTGTGACCTCACCATCCGGCGCGGCGAGTTCGTCACGGTCGTCGGCCCCTCGGGCTCCGGCAAGTCGACCTTCCTCAACATCGCCGGCCTGCTCGACGCACCCACCGAGGGCCAGTACCTCCTCGACGGCCTCGACACCGGCGCACTCGGCGACAGCGACCGGACCGCCCTGCGCGGCCGCCGCATCGGATTCGTCTTCCAGTCCTTCCACCTGCTGCCCCACCGCTCGGCCCTGGAGAACGTGGCCCTGGCGATGTTCTACAACGGGGTGCCGCGCAAGGAGCGCCCCGCCCGCGCTCGGGAAGCCCTCACCCGGGTCGGGCTCGGCCACCGCCTCTCCGCGGTGCCCTCCCGCCTGTCCGGCGGAGAACGCCAGCGGGTGGCCATCGCCCGGGCCCTGGTCGCCCGGCCGTCCCTGCTGCTGTGCGACGAACCCACCGGAAACCTCGACTCCGCCAACGCCGACACCGTGCTGGCCCTCCTGGACGAGCTCCACACCGACGGGATGACCGTGCTGGTCATCACCCACGACCACGAGGTCGCCGCGCACGGCGGCCGTACCGTCGCGATCCGCGACGGCGTACTGCGCGAACAGGCACCCGTATGA
- a CDS encoding DUF3152 domain-containing protein, whose protein sequence is MPDAGPGTFSVAAAEGKAYGQGRIRRYRVEIEDGIRLPGPQTAQEVADILGNPRGWTKNKAYGFQLVSSGPVDFTIKVATPATTDRLCDVTTPESRGNVNCRTGHTVVVNLKRWVQGSPQFDGPIQEYRALIVNHEVGHEIGRGHESCAGPRALAPAMMQQIKGLDGCLPNAWPYDAAGRYVEGPPVP, encoded by the coding sequence GTGCCGGACGCGGGACCGGGCACCTTCAGCGTCGCGGCGGCCGAGGGCAAGGCGTACGGGCAGGGCCGGATCCGCCGCTACCGGGTGGAGATCGAGGACGGCATCCGGCTGCCCGGGCCGCAGACCGCGCAGGAGGTGGCCGACATCCTCGGGAATCCGCGCGGCTGGACGAAGAACAAGGCCTACGGATTCCAGCTGGTCTCCTCGGGACCCGTGGACTTCACGATCAAGGTGGCCACGCCCGCGACCACCGACCGGCTGTGCGACGTGACCACGCCGGAGAGCCGCGGCAATGTGAACTGCCGGACGGGGCACACCGTCGTGGTCAACCTGAAGCGCTGGGTGCAGGGATCCCCCCAGTTCGACGGGCCGATCCAGGAGTACCGGGCCCTCATCGTCAACCATGAGGTCGGCCATGAAATAGGCCGCGGGCACGAGAGCTGCGCCGGGCCGCGCGCGCTCGCGCCCGCGATGATGCAGCAGATCAAGGGGCTGGACGGCTGCCTGCCCAACGCGTGGCCGTACGACGCTGCAGGGCGGTACGTGGAAGGACCGCCCGTACCGTGA
- a CDS encoding DUF397 domain-containing protein — translation MRVRPVRHSHPTTLPGRSPPAPRRPSTRPCHRRPRPPRVHVRDSKVPHGPSLALTPTAWSQLTHWLSG, via the coding sequence ATGCGGGTAAGGCCGGTTCGGCACTCGCACCCCACCACCTTGCCAGGCCGGAGTCCGCCCGCACCCCGGAGACCGTCGACCCGGCCCTGCCACCGTCGTCCACGCCCTCCCCGGGTGCACGTGAGGGACTCGAAAGTCCCTCACGGCCCTTCTCTCGCCCTCACTCCCACCGCGTGGTCGCAGCTCACTCACTGGTTGAGCGGATAG
- the lysS gene encoding lysine--tRNA ligase encodes MAQSSTETDWVSRFADEVIAEAERRAPGKPVVVASGLSPSGPIHLGNLREVMTPHLVADEIRRRGFEVRHVLSWDDYDRYRKVPAGIPGVDPETYGQYIGMPLTAVPAPAGSAYATWAEHFKAAMVEALDELGVEYDPISQTEQYTSGAYREQVLFAMKHRGDIDAVLDQYRTKQKPGGKKPQQKQVDEAELEAAEGSGAAAEDDGSSAEGGYFPYKPYCGQCGKDFTKVTSYNDETTELTYVCTEDEFTETVKLSEFKRGKLVWKVDWPMRWAFEGVIFEPSGVDHSSPGSSFQVGGQIVHIFGGEQPIGPMYAFVGISGMAKMSSSKGGVPTPADALKIMEPQLLRWLYARRKPNQSFKIAFDQEIQRLYDEWDKLEAKVADGSVLPADAAAHTRAVRVASHELPRTPRPLPYRTLASVVDITAGHDEQTLRILADLDPSQPLTSLDEVRPRLDRAENWITTQVPADQRTLVREEPDTELLSSLDDEGRESLRLLVDGLDSHWSLDGLTTLVYGVPKVMAGLEPDAKPTPELKVAQRSFFALLYRLLVTRETGPRLPTLLLAVGADRVRKLLAA; translated from the coding sequence GTGGCTCAGAGCAGCACCGAGACCGACTGGGTCTCCCGTTTCGCGGACGAGGTCATCGCCGAGGCGGAGCGCCGAGCACCCGGCAAACCTGTCGTCGTCGCGTCCGGACTCTCCCCCTCCGGCCCGATCCACCTGGGCAACCTCCGCGAGGTCATGACCCCGCACCTGGTCGCCGACGAGATCCGCCGCCGCGGGTTCGAGGTCCGGCACGTCCTGTCCTGGGACGACTACGACCGCTACCGCAAGGTGCCGGCCGGCATCCCCGGCGTCGACCCCGAGACCTACGGCCAGTACATCGGCATGCCGCTGACCGCCGTCCCGGCCCCGGCCGGATCGGCGTACGCGACCTGGGCCGAGCACTTCAAGGCCGCCATGGTCGAGGCGCTGGACGAGCTGGGCGTCGAGTACGACCCGATCAGCCAGACCGAGCAGTACACCTCCGGCGCGTACCGCGAGCAGGTCCTGTTCGCGATGAAGCACCGCGGCGACATCGACGCCGTCCTCGACCAGTACCGCACCAAGCAGAAGCCGGGCGGCAAGAAGCCCCAGCAGAAGCAGGTCGACGAGGCCGAGCTGGAGGCCGCCGAGGGCTCCGGCGCGGCCGCCGAGGACGACGGCAGCAGCGCCGAGGGCGGGTACTTCCCGTACAAGCCGTACTGCGGCCAGTGCGGCAAGGACTTCACCAAGGTGACGTCCTACAACGACGAGACGACCGAGCTGACCTACGTCTGCACCGAGGACGAGTTCACCGAGACCGTCAAGCTCAGCGAGTTCAAGCGCGGCAAGCTGGTCTGGAAGGTCGACTGGCCGATGCGCTGGGCCTTCGAGGGCGTGATCTTCGAGCCCTCGGGCGTCGACCACTCCTCGCCCGGCTCGTCCTTCCAGGTCGGCGGCCAGATCGTGCACATCTTCGGCGGCGAGCAGCCGATCGGACCGATGTACGCGTTCGTCGGCATCAGCGGCATGGCCAAGATGTCCTCGTCGAAGGGCGGGGTCCCGACCCCGGCCGACGCGCTGAAGATCATGGAGCCGCAGCTGCTGCGCTGGCTGTACGCCCGCCGCAAGCCGAACCAGTCCTTCAAGATCGCCTTCGACCAGGAGATCCAGCGGCTGTACGACGAGTGGGACAAGCTCGAGGCCAAGGTCGCCGACGGCTCCGTGCTGCCGGCCGACGCCGCCGCACACACCCGCGCCGTACGCGTCGCCTCGCACGAGCTGCCGCGCACCCCGCGCCCGCTCCCGTACCGGACCCTCGCGTCGGTCGTGGACATCACCGCCGGGCACGACGAGCAGACCCTGCGCATCCTGGCCGACCTGGACCCGTCGCAGCCGCTGACCTCGCTGGACGAGGTACGGCCGCGCCTGGACCGCGCCGAGAACTGGATCACCACCCAGGTCCCGGCCGACCAGCGGACCCTCGTGCGCGAGGAGCCCGACACCGAGCTGTTGTCCTCGCTGGACGACGAGGGCCGCGAGTCGCTGCGGCTGCTCGTGGACGGGCTGGACTCGCACTGGTCGCTCGACGGGCTCACCACGCTCGTCTACGGCGTCCCGAAGGTGATGGCGGGCCTGGAGCCCGACGCCAAGCCCACCCCCGAGCTCAAGGTCGCACAGCGCTCGTTCTTCGCGCTGCTGTACCGCCTGCTCGTCACCCGGGAGACCGGGCCGCGCCTGCCCACGCTGCTTCTGGCGGTCGGGGCGGACCGGGTGCGCAAGCTGCTCGCCGCCTGA
- a CDS encoding peptidoglycan-binding protein — MTRYPEPTEASEAAEHTEHTEHSEPIEPAAEPDGAEVSAGLSRRRTWVAAVAVGAVLLSAAGVAASLVIKSPAQTAAEAGPPPLDVLIARVEKRVLRDTVIVRGTVTSGQAVQFTPTATGGEGAAAPVVTKVAVRQGDQVEAGKVLLEVSGRPVFALPGRLPVYRDLKPGATGDDVKQLQKALADLGHGTGSDKAGTFGAGTKTALAAFYKSLGYDPLPALADRGEALKAAEDAVTSAERSLEDARAAAKGGTGSTGSTGTTGGTGATGSTGATGSTGATGGSGTKGPEGSGSSGSGKGSGQDGARTVARAQADLTKARERLTEARAASGPMLPAGEVVFLESFPARADSVAVRPGSPVSGSAMTLSAGALVVRAQLQEHQKGLVRAGQKVEILSEVSGVTAAAEVQSVADTPQSAPAPAPGTGSTGGQGQGQQAPAPGGPAGYELLVRPLAPLDAKLVGQDVRLTVEAAATDGNALVVPVSAVSAGADGRTIVTVVDGKGTQRRVEVRPGTTGDGYVEVRPAADGALAEGDSVVTGINPGVAGKQTGGKTGGTTGGGDSGSKSGGSKSGGSQGGGGS, encoded by the coding sequence ATGACGAGGTACCCCGAACCCACCGAGGCCTCCGAGGCCGCGGAGCACACCGAGCACACCGAGCACAGCGAGCCGATCGAACCTGCGGCAGAACCCGACGGCGCGGAGGTCTCCGCCGGCCTGTCCCGGCGCCGTACGTGGGTGGCGGCCGTCGCGGTGGGCGCGGTCCTGCTCTCCGCTGCCGGTGTCGCCGCCTCGCTGGTGATCAAGTCGCCGGCGCAGACCGCGGCGGAGGCCGGCCCGCCGCCCCTGGACGTACTCATCGCACGCGTCGAGAAGCGCGTGCTGCGGGACACCGTCATCGTGCGCGGGACGGTCACCTCGGGCCAGGCCGTCCAGTTCACCCCGACCGCCACCGGCGGGGAGGGCGCCGCCGCTCCCGTCGTCACCAAGGTCGCCGTCCGGCAGGGTGATCAGGTCGAGGCGGGCAAGGTGCTGCTGGAGGTGTCCGGCCGGCCCGTCTTCGCGCTGCCGGGCCGGCTGCCCGTGTACCGGGACCTGAAGCCGGGCGCCACCGGTGACGACGTCAAGCAGCTCCAGAAGGCGCTCGCCGACCTCGGCCACGGCACGGGCTCCGACAAGGCGGGCACGTTCGGGGCCGGGACCAAGACGGCGCTGGCAGCGTTCTACAAGTCCCTCGGCTACGACCCGCTGCCCGCTCTCGCCGACCGCGGCGAGGCCCTGAAGGCCGCCGAGGACGCGGTCACGTCCGCCGAGCGCTCCCTGGAGGACGCCCGCGCCGCGGCCAAGGGCGGTACGGGGAGCACGGGGAGCACCGGTACCACGGGAGGTACGGGCGCCACGGGGAGTACGGGCGCCACGGGGAGTACGGGCGCCACGGGCGGCTCGGGTACCAAGGGCCCGGAGGGTTCCGGGAGTTCCGGCAGCGGCAAGGGCTCCGGCCAGGACGGGGCCCGAACGGTGGCCCGCGCCCAGGCGGACCTGACCAAGGCCCGTGAGCGCCTCACCGAGGCCCGCGCGGCGTCCGGACCGATGCTCCCGGCCGGCGAGGTCGTCTTCCTGGAGTCCTTCCCCGCCCGCGCCGACTCCGTCGCCGTCCGCCCGGGCTCCCCGGTCAGCGGCAGCGCGATGACCCTCTCCGCGGGCGCGCTCGTCGTGCGCGCGCAGCTCCAGGAACACCAGAAGGGCCTGGTCCGCGCCGGCCAGAAGGTCGAGATCCTCTCCGAGGTCAGCGGAGTCACGGCGGCCGCCGAGGTGCAGTCCGTCGCGGACACCCCGCAGTCGGCGCCGGCGCCCGCACCGGGCACCGGGTCCACCGGCGGCCAGGGCCAGGGCCAGCAGGCTCCCGCCCCCGGTGGACCGGCCGGGTACGAGCTCCTCGTACGGCCCCTCGCCCCGCTGGACGCCAAGCTCGTCGGCCAGGACGTACGGCTGACGGTGGAAGCCGCCGCGACCGACGGCAACGCGCTGGTCGTCCCGGTCTCCGCCGTCTCCGCCGGGGCCGACGGCCGCACCATCGTCACCGTCGTGGACGGCAAGGGAACCCAGCGCCGGGTCGAGGTCCGGCCCGGGACCACCGGCGACGGCTACGTGGAGGTCCGGCCCGCCGCGGACGGCGCTCTCGCGGAAGGCGACTCGGTCGTCACCGGCATCAATCCGGGCGTCGCCGGCAAGCAGACGGGCGGGAAGACCGGGGGAACGACCGGCGGCGGTGACAGCGGCTCCAAGAGCGGCGGTTCCAAGAGCGGCGGTTCCCAGGGCGGCGGCGGGTCATGA
- a CDS encoding ABC transporter permease — translation MTLPSIKLPPFRRRRSRAADRIEPSRLTVRDTVGEAFAGVLQRPARSALTALGTVLGVGTFVAVLGLTATTSSQIDSRFNLLTATEVSVEDIAREKNNFAGPGFPADADLRVERLNGVRHAGVFYTVRLDSNAGGVRAAPVGGAQGGGERTDVVAASPGALQAAVPRMAQGRLYDEYHSRTKQRVAVLGSGTAARLGITTLDTRPAVFIGTEPFTVIGIIDDVERKADLLLSVMVPRTTAEDIWGPPEGTGTTMLIATDIGAAQQVARLAPTALRPDHPEYLKAVPPPDPRTLRSGVTSDLEQLFLVLAGICLVIGAVGIANTTLVAVLERTGEIGLRRALGARGRHVTAQFLAESGALGALGGLVGTSLGTLTVVGVAVIRDWTPVIHPATVATAPLLGLITGVLAGLYPAGRAARIQPAEALRR, via the coding sequence ATGACGCTGCCCTCCATCAAGCTGCCCCCGTTCCGGCGGCGCCGCTCCCGTGCCGCCGACCGGATCGAGCCCTCCCGGCTCACCGTGCGCGATACCGTCGGGGAGGCCTTCGCCGGGGTACTGCAGCGCCCGGCCCGCTCGGCGCTGACCGCCCTCGGGACGGTGCTCGGCGTCGGAACCTTCGTCGCCGTCCTCGGGCTGACCGCCACCACCTCGTCCCAGATCGACAGCCGCTTCAACCTGCTCACCGCCACCGAGGTGAGCGTCGAGGACATCGCCAGGGAGAAGAACAACTTCGCCGGGCCCGGTTTCCCGGCGGACGCCGACCTCCGCGTCGAGCGCCTCAACGGGGTCCGGCACGCGGGTGTCTTCTACACCGTCCGCCTCGACAGCAACGCCGGCGGCGTCCGCGCCGCCCCGGTCGGCGGCGCCCAGGGCGGGGGCGAACGCACCGACGTGGTCGCGGCCTCCCCCGGCGCGCTGCAGGCCGCGGTTCCGCGGATGGCCCAGGGCCGCCTCTACGACGAGTACCACTCCCGCACCAAGCAGCGCGTGGCCGTCCTCGGCTCGGGCACGGCCGCCCGCCTCGGCATCACCACCCTGGACACCCGCCCGGCCGTCTTCATCGGAACGGAGCCGTTCACCGTGATCGGGATCATCGACGACGTGGAGCGCAAGGCCGACCTCCTCCTGTCGGTCATGGTTCCGCGCACCACCGCGGAGGACATCTGGGGGCCGCCCGAGGGCACCGGCACCACCATGCTCATCGCGACCGACATCGGCGCCGCCCAGCAGGTCGCCCGCCTCGCCCCCACCGCGCTGCGCCCCGACCACCCCGAGTACCTCAAGGCCGTACCGCCCCCCGACCCGCGCACCCTGCGCAGCGGGGTCACCTCCGACCTCGAACAGCTCTTCCTGGTCCTGGCCGGGATCTGCCTGGTCATCGGCGCGGTCGGCATCGCCAACACCACCCTGGTCGCCGTCCTGGAACGGACGGGGGAGATCGGCCTGCGCCGGGCCCTGGGAGCGCGCGGACGGCACGTCACCGCCCAGTTCCTCGCGGAATCGGGCGCGTTGGGTGCCCTCGGCGGGCTCGTCGGCACCTCCCTGGGCACCCTGACCGTGGTGGGCGTCGCCGTCATCCGGGACTGGACGCCCGTCATCCACCCGGCGACCGTCGCGACCGCGCCCCTCCTCGGCCTGATCACCGGCGTCCTGGCCGGGCTCTACCCCGCCGGGCGGGCCGCCCGCATCCAGCCCGCGGAGGCGCTCCGGCGCTGA
- a CDS encoding DUF1876 domain-containing protein, with product MPTLVGWHVELEFTEEGHRTSAAAMVRLGDGSEMRAHGYAMRHPSDPEQLRVGEEIAGARALMDLASQMLQKAHSEIDEATGRHSYPLNQ from the coding sequence ATGCCCACACTCGTCGGGTGGCACGTGGAGCTCGAATTCACCGAGGAAGGCCACCGCACCAGTGCGGCGGCCATGGTCAGACTCGGCGACGGCTCCGAGATGAGAGCGCACGGCTACGCCATGCGCCACCCCTCCGACCCGGAGCAGCTGCGGGTCGGGGAAGAGATCGCCGGCGCTCGCGCGCTCATGGATCTCGCTTCCCAGATGTTGCAGAAGGCCCACTCGGAGATCGACGAGGCGACGGGCCGGCACTCCTATCCGCTCAACCAGTGA
- a CDS encoding helix-turn-helix domain-containing protein, giving the protein MRPSASPYCPYCKLGEPERWDNETEWIRQGFLRIPDLTDRELEMFKEMTCGPSNEELGKRLGMTVRTVKFHLENMRGKLGGLSRVQTCLLAVHHRIATCPAGHV; this is encoded by the coding sequence GTGAGACCCTCAGCGAGTCCGTACTGCCCCTACTGTAAACTCGGCGAACCCGAGCGTTGGGACAATGAAACGGAATGGATCCGTCAAGGATTTCTCCGGATCCCGGATCTTACCGATCGGGAACTTGAGATGTTCAAGGAAATGACGTGCGGTCCGTCGAACGAAGAGCTCGGAAAAAGGCTCGGGATGACCGTGCGCACGGTGAAATTCCATCTGGAGAACATGCGCGGCAAACTGGGCGGCCTGTCCCGAGTCCAGACGTGTTTACTCGCCGTGCACCACCGCATCGCCACCTGCCCTGCCGGGCATGTCTGA
- a CDS encoding RNA polymerase sigma factor, with protein MTPAERDRGVALARAALAGNTLAMHDLLDHLTPYIARICTPIALADGPDACQEALVAVFRALRSLRDPETLYGWVRAIAVREAVRTARRAARARPAELADLPGPGDPELAADIDDVLARLSPDHRAVLVLRDVEGLDEESAAALLGVPPGTAKSRLHRARTSFRRAWSA; from the coding sequence GTGACCCCCGCGGAACGCGACCGCGGCGTCGCCCTCGCCCGGGCCGCCCTCGCCGGCAACACCCTCGCGATGCACGACCTGCTCGACCACCTCACCCCGTACATCGCCCGCATCTGCACCCCCATCGCCCTCGCGGACGGCCCGGACGCCTGCCAGGAGGCCCTGGTGGCGGTCTTCCGCGCCCTGCGGTCGCTGCGCGATCCGGAGACCCTGTACGGCTGGGTCCGCGCCATCGCCGTTCGCGAGGCGGTCCGCACCGCCCGCCGCGCGGCCCGCGCCCGCCCCGCCGAACTCGCCGACCTGCCCGGCCCCGGGGACCCCGAGCTCGCCGCCGACATCGACGACGTCCTGGCCCGCCTCTCGCCCGACCACCGGGCCGTCCTGGTCCTGCGGGACGTGGAGGGCCTGGACGAGGAGTCCGCGGCAGCCCTCCTCGGCGTCCCGCCGGGCACCGCCAAATCCCGGCTGCACCGGGCCCGTACGAGCTTCCGAAGGGCATGGTCCGCATGA
- the argS gene encoding arginine--tRNA ligase produces MASVPSLASSVNQRVADALASALPEAGGADPLLRRSDRADFQANGILALAKKAKANPRELATTVVEGIASGDLIKDIEVSGPGFLNITVSDRAIMETLAARAGDDRLGVPYAANAGTTVIDYAQPNVAKEMHVGHLRSAVIGAAMVEILEFTGEKVVRRHHIGDWGTQFGMLIQYLLEHPHELDHKSDAEVSGEEAMSNLNRLYKASRALFDSNEEFKTRARARVVELQAGEAETLAMWQRFVDESKIYFYSVFDKLDMDIQDADVVGESGYNDMLVETCKLLEDSGVAVRSNGALCVFFDEYKGPDGNPTPLIVQKSDGGFGYAATDLSAIRDRVGNLKADTLIYVVDARQSLHFKMVFETARRAGWLNDEVKAVQLAFGTVLGKDGKPFKTREGETVRLVDLLDEAVERATTVVREKDKGRGFLGEQEIVENGLQVGIGAVKYADLSTSAARDYKFDLDQMVSLTGDTSVYIQYAYARLRSILRNAGDRSPVAHPELALAPAERALGLHLDQFGEVIAEAAAEHAPHKVAAYLYQLSSLCTTFYTECPVVKPEPELVVGENRLFLCELTARTLTKGMSLLGIRTPERL; encoded by the coding sequence ATGGCCTCGGTCCCTTCCCTCGCTTCTTCGGTCAATCAGCGCGTCGCGGACGCCCTCGCCTCGGCCCTGCCGGAGGCCGGTGGCGCCGACCCGCTGCTGCGACGAAGCGACCGGGCCGACTTCCAGGCCAACGGCATCCTGGCGCTCGCGAAGAAGGCCAAGGCCAACCCGCGCGAGCTGGCGACGACCGTGGTCGAGGGCATCGCCTCCGGTGACCTGATCAAGGACATCGAGGTCTCGGGCCCCGGCTTCCTCAACATCACCGTCTCCGACCGGGCGATCATGGAGACCCTCGCCGCCCGCGCCGGCGACGACCGCCTCGGTGTCCCGTACGCCGCGAACGCGGGCACGACCGTCATCGACTACGCGCAGCCGAACGTCGCGAAGGAGATGCACGTCGGCCACCTGCGGTCGGCGGTCATCGGCGCGGCGATGGTCGAGATCCTGGAGTTCACGGGCGAGAAGGTGGTCCGGCGCCACCACATCGGCGACTGGGGCACCCAGTTCGGCATGCTCATCCAGTACCTGCTGGAGCACCCGCACGAGCTGGACCACAAGTCGGACGCGGAGGTCTCCGGCGAGGAGGCCATGTCCAACCTGAACCGGCTGTACAAGGCCTCGCGGGCGCTCTTCGACTCGAACGAGGAGTTCAAGACGCGGGCCCGGGCGCGGGTCGTCGAACTCCAGGCGGGCGAGGCGGAGACCCTCGCGATGTGGCAGCGGTTCGTCGACGAGTCGAAGATCTACTTCTACTCCGTCTTCGACAAGCTGGACATGGACATCCAGGACGCGGACGTCGTCGGCGAGTCCGGCTACAACGACATGCTGGTCGAGACGTGCAAGCTGCTGGAGGACTCGGGCGTCGCCGTCCGCTCCAACGGCGCGCTGTGCGTGTTCTTCGACGAGTACAAGGGCCCGGACGGCAACCCGACCCCGCTGATCGTCCAGAAGTCGGACGGCGGCTTCGGCTACGCCGCGACCGACCTGTCGGCGATCCGCGACCGCGTCGGCAACCTGAAGGCCGACACCCTCATCTACGTGGTCGACGCCCGCCAGTCGCTCCACTTCAAGATGGTCTTCGAGACGGCCCGCCGCGCGGGCTGGCTGAACGACGAGGTCAAGGCCGTGCAGCTGGCCTTCGGCACGGTCCTCGGCAAGGACGGCAAGCCGTTCAAGACCCGTGAGGGCGAGACGGTCCGGCTGGTCGACCTGCTCGACGAGGCCGTGGAGCGGGCGACCACCGTGGTCCGGGAGAAGGACAAGGGGCGCGGCTTCCTCGGCGAGCAGGAGATCGTCGAGAACGGCCTCCAGGTCGGCATCGGCGCGGTCAAGTACGCGGACCTCTCCACCTCCGCCGCGCGCGACTACAAGTTCGACCTGGACCAGATGGTCTCGCTGACCGGTGACACGTCCGTGTACATCCAGTACGCGTACGCCCGGCTCCGGTCCATCCTGCGCAACGCGGGCGACCGTTCCCCGGTGGCCCACCCGGAGCTGGCGCTGGCCCCGGCCGAGCGCGCGCTGGGCCTGCACCTGGACCAGTTCGGCGAGGTGATCGCCGAGGCGGCCGCGGAGCACGCCCCGCACAAGGTGGCCGCGTACCTGTACCAGCTGTCCTCGCTGTGCACGACGTTCTACACCGAGTGCCCGGTCGTGAAGCCGGAGCCGGAGCTCGTCGTCGGCGAGAACCGCCTGTTCCTGTGCGAGCTGACCGCCCGCACGCTCACGAAGGGCATGTCCCTGCTGGGGATCCGCACTCCCGAGCGCCTCTGA
- a CDS encoding DUF3995 domain-containing protein yields MKDTSRRRTGAALAGLLAVDGLAHLYWATGRTWPAASERSLSLAVLGTEVSFAPPVVLPLAGLTLTAAGAVLAHAHGRGGRVTRVATGAVAAGLAVRGLAGLGWAAGLLDSPAGPFHTLNLALYTPACLGFGWAAARLARAR; encoded by the coding sequence ATGAAGGACACATCGCGGCGGCGCACGGGAGCGGCGCTCGCCGGGCTGCTGGCCGTGGACGGGCTGGCGCACCTGTACTGGGCCACCGGGCGGACCTGGCCCGCGGCGAGCGAGCGCAGCCTGTCCCTCGCCGTCCTCGGCACGGAGGTCTCCTTCGCCCCACCCGTCGTCCTCCCGCTGGCGGGGCTCACGCTGACGGCCGCGGGGGCCGTCCTCGCGCACGCCCACGGCCGCGGCGGGCGCGTCACACGGGTGGCCACGGGGGCCGTCGCGGCCGGGCTGGCCGTACGGGGCCTCGCCGGCCTGGGGTGGGCGGCCGGGCTCCTCGACAGCCCGGCCGGCCCGTTCCACACGCTGAACCTCGCCCTCTACACGCCCGCCTGCCTCGGCTTCGGCTGGGCGGCCGCCCGGCTGGCCCGCGCCCGGTGA